One window of Jannaschia sp. CCS1 genomic DNA carries:
- a CDS encoding ion transporter: MKRTDIIDILDGTHPRVGRGVALGIYALICASAVVIALETLPDLTDRTNAILVGAEIGILTLFVVEYVLRLTCSEKPWKYAFSFWGIVDFLAIVPALVFLLPDFATIRAIRLLRILRLLKLFKANRALDRIAKALNRAKAEFAIFFFIACVALYLAAVGIYHFEHEAQPEGFSSIPESLWWAIATFTTVGYGDVYPITAGGRIFTGLVMLIGIGIIAVPAGLVTAALTEASPTDTNSADVPPKSASPVQVDMRPGTPALPSDTETPESNRGDDS, translated from the coding sequence ATGAAACGGACCGATATCATCGACATTCTGGACGGCACGCACCCCCGCGTGGGGAGGGGTGTGGCGCTTGGCATCTACGCGCTCATCTGCGCCTCTGCCGTTGTGATCGCGCTTGAGACACTGCCAGACCTCACGGACCGCACGAACGCGATCCTTGTCGGCGCGGAAATCGGGATCCTCACCCTCTTCGTCGTTGAATATGTGCTGCGCCTGACCTGTTCGGAGAAGCCGTGGAAATACGCGTTCAGCTTCTGGGGCATCGTCGATTTCCTCGCCATCGTGCCCGCTCTGGTGTTTCTGCTGCCGGATTTCGCCACGATCCGTGCGATCCGTCTTCTGCGCATCCTGCGGCTTCTCAAGCTGTTCAAGGCCAACCGCGCGCTGGACCGCATCGCCAAGGCGCTCAACCGTGCCAAGGCGGAGTTTGCGATCTTCTTCTTCATTGCCTGCGTCGCGCTGTATCTGGCCGCCGTGGGCATTTATCATTTCGAGCATGAGGCGCAGCCTGAAGGCTTTTCATCCATTCCCGAAAGCCTGTGGTGGGCCATCGCGACCTTCACCACAGTGGGCTACGGCGACGTCTATCCCATCACGGCCGGGGGGCGGATTTTCACCGGCCTCGTGATGCTGATCGGGATCGGCATCATCGCTGTGCCCGCGGGGCTCGTGACAGCAGCGCTTACCGAAGCATCACCAACGGACACAAATTCCGCAGATGTGCCTCCCAAAAGCGCATCGCCGGTTCAGGTCGACATGCGCCCCGGGACACCGGCCCTGCCATCAGATACAGAGACACCAGAATCCAACAGAGGGGATGATTCATGA
- a CDS encoding VPLPA-CTERM sorting domain-containing protein, with protein MNHSRLASLATCAALLIAPMAQAVTYSNISGVVHENLVPSSAPDAAPGQVLGDWGTDPNRVTLEIVGDTTIYGGLVHANTARNQYLDAWTMDFGTDIYDVSFSWIGSTGGRYTPFDGSFAVNGASTDVGSQGMLTYADLTGRVTFIFNPIHGQSAPREQARWILEARQISPVPLPAGGLLLAGALGAAALARRKHRT; from the coding sequence ATGAACCACTCACGTCTTGCCTCACTGGCCACCTGTGCCGCGCTTCTCATCGCCCCGATGGCGCAGGCCGTCACATATTCCAACATCTCGGGCGTTGTGCACGAGAACCTTGTGCCGTCCAGCGCGCCCGACGCCGCGCCCGGTCAGGTTTTGGGCGACTGGGGCACCGACCCCAATCGCGTGACGTTGGAGATCGTGGGCGACACGACGATCTACGGCGGGCTTGTCCACGCCAATACCGCGCGCAATCAATACCTTGATGCGTGGACAATGGATTTCGGGACCGACATCTATGACGTCTCGTTCTCTTGGATCGGCAGCACTGGCGGCCGCTACACGCCGTTTGACGGATCCTTCGCCGTGAATGGTGCGTCGACCGATGTGGGTTCGCAGGGCATGTTGACCTACGCTGACCTGACCGGTCGCGTGACCTTCATCTTTAATCCGATCCATGGCCAATCCGCCCCGCGAGAGCAGGCCCGCTGGATTCTTGAGGCCCGCCAGATTTCGCCCGTCCCACTGCCCGCCGGGGGGCTGCTCTTGGCCGGTGCGTTGGGGGCCGCGGCTCTGGCCCGCCGCAAACACCGGACCTAA
- a CDS encoding DUF938 domain-containing protein gives MAHRAKGEPSAYASAPAYDDGRLDAPAALRNRDALTAALTTLAPDGRALEIASGTGQHVIRFAPAMPGLHWQPTDPDPDRRASIAAWMAAEPAPNIAAPIHLDACAPGWAAQHDPFDIIFLANLLHLVPDAAAKICLTEMAHALAPGGCALVYGPFLRDGKTTSEGDAAFDARLKVENPGAGYKDLAWVMDIWRAAGLTPAPPQAMPANNLLLRATRSAASDVT, from the coding sequence ATGGCCCACCGCGCCAAGGGGGAGCCGTCGGCCTATGCCAGTGCGCCCGCCTATGATGACGGACGGCTTGACGCGCCCGCCGCCCTGCGCAACCGCGATGCGTTGACGGCGGCCTTGACCACACTCGCGCCAGACGGTCGCGCGTTGGAAATCGCGTCCGGCACCGGCCAGCACGTCATCCGCTTTGCCCCTGCGATGCCGGGCTTGCACTGGCAGCCCACGGACCCCGACCCGGATCGCCGCGCGTCCATCGCCGCCTGGATGGCGGCGGAACCTGCGCCCAACATCGCCGCTCCGATCCATCTGGATGCTTGCGCGCCCGGGTGGGCGGCGCAGCACGATCCCTTTGACATAATCTTCCTCGCCAACCTCCTGCACCTTGTCCCCGATGCGGCGGCGAAAATCTGCCTGACAGAGATGGCCCATGCCCTGGCCCCAGGTGGGTGCGCATTGGTCTACGGGCCGTTCCTGCGCGACGGCAAGACCACGTCCGAGGGCGATGCGGCGTTTGACGCCCGCCTCAAGGTCGAAAACCCCGGCGCGGGGTACAAGGACCTGGCTTGGGTGATGGACATCTGGCGCGCAGCTGGCCTCACCCCCGCCCCGCCGCAGGCCATGCCTGCCAACAACCTGCTCCTCCGCGCGACCCGTTCCGCCGCTTCGGACGTGACGTAA
- a CDS encoding ABC transporter permease, producing the protein MIIDPVTLIVALVTISTPVLLAALGELIVEKSGVLNLGVEGMMIMGAVCGYIIANQTGSPTLAFVAGMAGGAALSVIFAVLTQFLMSNQVATGLALTLFGLGLAALLGVGYEGQPIPDVAKPLPEALREWPVIGPILLSHDLVTYLAIAAVFVIAYVLKHTRMGLIIRAVGESHDAAHALGYKVIRIRCLAIIFGGAMAGLGGAFLSIVYVENWVQGMTAGAGWIALALVVFAAWKSGRVLFGAWLFGGIAALQLRLQAAEVPVPVALLDASPYLVTIIVLVVMSSDRAKAAINAPAALGKTFHASG; encoded by the coding sequence ATGATCATCGACCCTGTCACCCTGATCGTTGCGCTTGTCACAATCTCTACGCCCGTGCTGCTCGCCGCGCTCGGCGAATTGATTGTAGAGAAATCCGGCGTCCTGAACCTGGGCGTCGAAGGTATGATGATCATGGGCGCGGTCTGCGGCTACATCATCGCGAATCAGACCGGCTCACCCACGCTGGCATTTGTGGCGGGCATGGCGGGCGGCGCGGCGCTGTCGGTGATTTTTGCCGTCCTCACGCAATTCCTGATGTCCAATCAGGTGGCCACCGGTCTGGCGCTCACCCTCTTCGGTCTCGGCCTCGCCGCGCTTTTGGGCGTCGGATATGAGGGCCAGCCGATCCCCGACGTTGCCAAACCCCTGCCCGAAGCCCTGCGCGAGTGGCCCGTCATCGGCCCCATTCTGCTCAGCCATGATCTTGTCACCTACCTCGCCATCGCCGCGGTTTTCGTCATCGCCTATGTCCTCAAGCACACCCGCATGGGTCTGATCATCCGGGCTGTCGGGGAAAGCCATGATGCCGCCCATGCGCTTGGCTACAAGGTGATCCGCATCCGCTGTCTGGCGATAATCTTCGGCGGCGCCATGGCGGGCCTTGGTGGCGCGTTCCTTTCCATCGTCTACGTAGAGAACTGGGTGCAGGGCATGACGGCGGGCGCAGGCTGGATCGCGCTGGCGCTGGTGGTCTTTGCCGCGTGGAAATCCGGGCGGGTCCTGTTCGGCGCCTGGCTCTTTGGCGGGATCGCGGCGCTCCAGTTGCGCCTGCAAGCGGCAGAGGTTCCGGTCCCCGTGGCCCTTCTGGATGCCTCGCCGTATCTGGTGACGATCATCGTGCTGGTCGTCATGTCCTCGGACCGCGCCAAAGCTGCGATCAATGCGCCCGCCGCCCTTGGCAAGACCTTCCACGCAAGCGGGTGA
- a CDS encoding patatin-like phospholipase family protein, protein MQSDFAPEGLFKILQGPAFARLSQTPVERGHKMITAGSDAEAMYLVFSGRFRVERDGVDLAEIGAGSVIGEIAFLTGSPRTADVVAARDSIVYRIDRPAYDALCAEVDGLPQAMAAELADRLAKTSARVTPDPGRPPARTFCILPAAGAPLPERFVPDLTRAIEAHHSVALVTEAAFREALGERADPTTSDAIAWLNTQEQNAQIVLFVANPDASDWSRAALKQADQAVIVAQAVNYQDPSELEAFALQILPEQQRRLVLLHPHRMQKAPGTGRWLDTRPVFLHHHVALTGGDGDIARLGRFLSGRAVGLVLSGGGAFGVAHVGVYRAMNEMGLPVDIVGGTSVGSAMGGAIALGVPAEEIGPRVEQIFVRSGAMRKITVPRFAFLDHKVLDGALMEHFGEEPIEDLWIPYYAVAADLSAMDKTVIRRGPLWEAIRASSAIPGVLPPFFARDGRMLVDGGCIDNMPFRTMHGLKTGPNVVVNVQKATNKIVHVDYASLPGRGELLRQTINPFAKTPPRVPGVISTVMRSLLVGQSEMLADLAPHDLMIRPPGLKGAGFLAWNQHKLFYEMAYKHALGVFAEKGNDSDTAMAALRSIV, encoded by the coding sequence ATGCAAAGCGATTTTGCGCCCGAAGGCCTGTTCAAAATTCTGCAAGGCCCCGCATTCGCGCGGCTGTCCCAGACGCCCGTGGAACGGGGCCACAAGATGATCACCGCAGGCTCAGACGCCGAGGCGATGTATCTGGTCTTCTCGGGCCGCTTCCGGGTGGAGCGGGACGGCGTGGATCTGGCCGAAATCGGCGCAGGCTCGGTGATCGGAGAGATCGCCTTTCTAACAGGCTCCCCCCGCACGGCAGACGTCGTCGCCGCCCGTGACAGCATCGTCTACCGCATTGATCGGCCCGCCTACGATGCGCTCTGCGCCGAGGTTGACGGCCTGCCGCAAGCCATGGCCGCAGAACTGGCCGACCGTCTGGCCAAAACATCCGCCCGCGTCACGCCTGATCCGGGCCGCCCGCCAGCGCGCACCTTCTGCATCCTGCCCGCTGCGGGTGCTCCCCTGCCCGAGCGGTTCGTGCCCGACCTTACCCGCGCGATAGAGGCGCATCATTCCGTCGCTCTCGTGACCGAGGCCGCCTTCCGGGAGGCTCTGGGGGAGCGTGCCGATCCCACCACCTCAGACGCCATCGCCTGGCTCAACACCCAGGAACAAAACGCGCAAATCGTTCTATTCGTCGCCAATCCCGACGCCAGCGACTGGTCCCGGGCCGCGCTGAAACAAGCCGATCAGGCCGTGATCGTGGCCCAAGCCGTGAACTATCAGGACCCGTCCGAGCTGGAGGCCTTCGCCCTGCAAATCCTGCCGGAGCAGCAACGTCGCCTTGTCCTGTTGCACCCCCATCGGATGCAAAAGGCGCCAGGCACCGGGCGATGGCTCGATACCCGGCCGGTGTTCCTGCACCATCACGTGGCGCTGACGGGCGGTGATGGCGACATCGCGCGTTTGGGCCGGTTCCTGTCGGGCCGCGCCGTGGGACTTGTGCTGTCCGGTGGCGGTGCCTTCGGCGTGGCCCATGTGGGCGTCTACCGTGCGATGAATGAGATGGGGCTACCCGTCGATATCGTCGGCGGCACCTCCGTGGGCTCTGCCATGGGCGGCGCGATTGCGTTGGGTGTTCCGGCTGAGGAAATCGGCCCCAGGGTGGAGCAGATCTTCGTCCGTTCCGGCGCGATGCGCAAAATCACCGTGCCACGGTTTGCCTTCCTCGATCACAAAGTGCTTGATGGCGCATTGATGGAGCATTTCGGCGAAGAGCCGATCGAAGATCTGTGGATCCCCTACTATGCCGTCGCAGCAGACCTGTCCGCGATGGACAAAACCGTGATCCGGCGTGGTCCGTTGTGGGAAGCGATCCGCGCCTCGTCTGCCATTCCCGGCGTCCTGCCTCCCTTCTTTGCGCGCGATGGGCGGATGCTTGTGGATGGGGGCTGTATCGACAACATGCCGTTCCGCACGATGCATGGGCTGAAAACCGGCCCCAACGTCGTGGTCAATGTCCAAAAGGCCACCAACAAGATCGTTCATGTGGATTACGCGAGCCTGCCCGGTCGCGGAGAGCTGTTGCGCCAGACGATCAACCCCTTCGCCAAGACGCCGCCGCGCGTTCCGGGTGTCATTTCGACGGTGATGCGCTCACTTTTGGTGGGCCAGTCCGAGATGCTTGCCGATCTCGCTCCCCACGATCTGATGATCCGGCCCCCCGGCCTGAAAGGCGCGGGCTTTCTCGCCTGGAACCAGCACAAGCTGTTCTACGAGATGGCCTACAAACATGCGCTTGGGGTCTTTGCGGAGAAGGGCAACGACAGCGATACCGCCATGGCTGCCCTTCGCTCAATAGTGTAG
- a CDS encoding NAD(P)/FAD-dependent oxidoreductase yields the protein MTYDFLIIGGGIAGTSAGAALSRLGTTCLLEAESALAYHASGRSAALFEPNYGHPVTVDLSHASATALRTLGGGVLSPRGLLILAGPGEDAALARDIKTMDLAEISIADAQDMIPILNADHITRAAHHAAAWDIDTDRMVQHYARQIRTNGAVETGATVLGLTKTPQGWTVETRDHSFHARIIVNAAGAWADDIARMAGIAPIGLTPKRRSMARMPAPRGHDVSAWPMIIGAGESWYAKPDAGAWLVSPAEEDPAAPHDAYADDMVLAEGIARYQPFVTEEVTRVTSSWAGLRTFAPDRCLVIGPDRTDPSVLWFAGQGGYGFQTAPAASQLLADLVSGAPSTLDPATVKALSPSRF from the coding sequence ATGACTTACGATTTTCTGATCATCGGCGGTGGAATTGCCGGCACATCCGCCGGGGCGGCTCTCTCGCGCCTCGGCACCACCTGCCTGTTGGAGGCTGAAAGCGCGTTGGCCTATCACGCCTCGGGCCGATCTGCCGCGCTGTTTGAGCCGAATTACGGGCATCCCGTCACGGTGGATCTCAGCCATGCCTCGGCCACCGCGTTGCGCACGCTTGGCGGCGGTGTCCTGTCGCCCCGCGGCCTGCTCATCCTCGCGGGACCCGGAGAGGACGCGGCGCTGGCCCGCGACATCAAGACGATGGATCTGGCCGAGATTTCCATCGCCGACGCCCAGGACATGATCCCGATCCTCAACGCCGATCATATCACCCGCGCAGCCCACCACGCGGCGGCCTGGGATATCGACACCGACCGCATGGTCCAGCACTACGCCCGCCAGATCCGGACCAATGGCGCGGTGGAGACCGGCGCAACCGTCCTCGGCCTCACCAAAACGCCGCAGGGCTGGACGGTGGAGACCCGGGATCACAGTTTTCACGCGCGCATCATCGTCAATGCGGCGGGGGCCTGGGCCGACGACATCGCGCGGATGGCGGGCATTGCGCCCATCGGCCTGACGCCCAAGCGCCGCTCCATGGCGCGAATGCCCGCCCCGCGGGGACACGATGTCTCTGCCTGGCCGATGATCATCGGTGCGGGGGAAAGCTGGTATGCCAAACCCGACGCGGGCGCCTGGCTGGTATCTCCGGCCGAAGAAGACCCGGCCGCGCCACACGATGCCTATGCCGATGACATGGTGCTGGCGGAAGGGATCGCCCGCTACCAGCCCTTCGTCACCGAAGAGGTCACGCGCGTCACATCCTCCTGGGCGGGCCTCAGGACCTTCGCCCCGGACCGCTGCTTGGTGATCGGACCGGACCGCACGGACCCGTCGGTTTTGTGGTTCGCGGGCCAGGGCGGCTATGGGTTTCAGACGGCCCCTGCGGCCAGTCAGCTATTGGCCGATCTCGTCTCGGGTGCACCGTCCACCCTTGATCCCGCGACGGTAAAGGCCCTGTCTCCATCGCGCTTTTGA
- a CDS encoding BMP family ABC transporter substrate-binding protein, which produces MKLTTKLMTSAALAMGLTGAAIAQDDPFQIGFVYVGPIGDYGWTWTHDQGRLAVEEAFGDDVETVFAESVPEGADAERVIQNMVLGGADMIFTTSFGYGEATNAVAGQFPDVYFEHATGYLREHENVSTYSARFYQGRAVIGHIAGQMTESNIVGYIASYPIPEVIRGINAAYLHAREVNPDVEFRVIWVYTWFDPAEEASAAQALIDAGADVIMQHTDSTAPQAAAQEAGNVYTFGQASDMIQFAPTPRISSIIDNWGPYYVRRVGEAMEGTWAQSDTWEGMTEGMVVIGEMTDAIPEEVRASALDLMEGMQSGTYHPFTGPINRQDGTAWLADGEVADDGTLAGMDFYVEGITGEIPN; this is translated from the coding sequence ATGAAACTCACCACCAAACTAATGACCAGTGCTGCGCTGGCCATGGGCCTGACGGGGGCGGCGATCGCGCAAGACGATCCGTTCCAGATAGGGTTTGTCTATGTCGGGCCAATTGGCGATTACGGCTGGACCTGGACCCACGATCAGGGCCGTCTCGCCGTGGAAGAGGCGTTCGGCGACGATGTCGAAACGGTCTTCGCGGAAAGTGTGCCAGAGGGCGCGGACGCCGAGCGCGTCATTCAGAACATGGTTCTGGGCGGCGCGGACATGATCTTCACCACCTCCTTCGGCTATGGCGAAGCGACAAATGCCGTCGCGGGCCAGTTCCCCGACGTCTATTTCGAACACGCCACCGGCTACCTGCGCGAACATGAAAACGTGTCGACCTATTCGGCACGCTTCTATCAGGGCCGCGCCGTCATCGGCCACATCGCGGGCCAGATGACCGAATCCAACATCGTGGGCTACATCGCATCCTATCCGATCCCCGAAGTGATCCGGGGCATCAATGCCGCGTATCTGCACGCGCGCGAAGTGAACCCGGATGTCGAGTTCCGCGTGATCTGGGTCTACACATGGTTCGATCCGGCGGAAGAAGCCTCTGCCGCCCAGGCCCTGATTGATGCGGGTGCAGACGTGATCATGCAGCACACCGACAGCACCGCACCGCAGGCCGCGGCCCAGGAAGCGGGCAATGTCTACACCTTCGGCCAGGCCTCTGACATGATCCAGTTCGCGCCCACGCCGCGGATCTCGTCGATCATCGACAATTGGGGCCCCTACTACGTTCGCCGCGTCGGTGAGGCGATGGAGGGCACCTGGGCGCAATCCGACACCTGGGAAGGCATGACCGAAGGCATGGTCGTGATCGGCGAGATGACCGATGCGATCCCGGAAGAGGTGCGCGCCTCGGCGCTGGACCTGATGGAAGGGATGCAGAGCGGCACGTACCACCCCTTCACCGGCCCGATCAACCGGCAGGACGGCACCGCATGGCTGGCCGATGGCGAGGTCGCCGATGACGGTACGCTTGCGGGCATGGACTTCTATGTGGAAGGGATCACGGGCGAAATCCCGAACTGA